The proteins below are encoded in one region of Chrysemys picta bellii isolate R12L10 chromosome 4, ASM1138683v2, whole genome shotgun sequence:
- the TMEM216 gene encoding transmembrane protein 216 isoform X2, with the protein MLFLYLGIEVTRIFFGSKGNLCQRKVPLSISLALTFPAAVMAAYYLLLQTYALRLEAILNAILLLFYAVELLLGILTLASFSRVDSY; encoded by the exons ATGCTCTTCCTCTACCTCGGCATTGAAGTCACTCGGATATTTTTTG GCTCCAAGGGGAACCTGTGCCAGCGGAAGGTGCCGCTCTCCATCAGCCTGGCCTTGACATTCCCAGCGGCAGTGATGGCGGCCTATTACCTGCTCCTGCAGACCTACGCCCTCCGGCTGGAGGCCATCCTCAATGCCATCCTGCTGCTCTTCTATGCCGTCGAGCTGCTCCTGGGCATCCTCACCCTGGCCTCCTTCTCCAG GGTGGACTCATATTAA
- the LOC101948111 gene encoding fascin-like isoform X2: MGRTEPGAEEQAEDELSKLTCQHGPSWGRSCALRPGHPLLRHTSPEYFPPPLYQGNGGSCRSLVPQKVRMWVPLGLPCCTAAQVGEVYVPFSWTLFQPAQPLWLLSVAHVTVPASLLHVPTHPRLPVASPRLPHANRGPRFLCWGLHWRSQHCPPSPAGTGPSLLGYVLCPQGRHVCTHPALALTSCPSRQVSLQCELSQRYLGGAEDNVTCFAQTVSEGEKWSLHLAQHPNGHMLNPGKQRYMRCDQQTGHMRCDRDLPWGPEAVITLHFDLKEKKYGLRSGAGSLLAADGSLQAELSPQTLYSLELRGGLLALRDTDGRYLTGREGIVKTFKTDKPGRDELFALEPSAAQVSLRTFAGGRFVCCRPGADIYANATSVGNTEIFQLLLNDVTKQACFRSSSGTYLAVGPKDSVVSTSTQDKGVWFSLQYREQRVTLRMADGRHMATRPNGQLLLVPEAAGKGEEFLLLLVNRPLLILQSEAGFVGLFPGTQRLDGNRPAYDASALTLSEDGFCHFRVATKYWSLDKDGLVMANGDHPSNFTLQFISSSCLVLKAPNSKYLVAEAGGRLWAGASDAASATPFHY, translated from the exons ATGGGTCGGACGGAGCCAGGGGCTGAAGAGCAGGCAGAAGACGAGCTGTCAAAGCTCACGTGTCAGCATGGACCCAGCTGGGGGCGCTCCTGTGCTCTAAGGCCCGGACATCCTCTCCTCAGACATACGAGCCCTGAGTATTTCCCACCTCCACTTTACCAAGGAAATGGGGGATCCTGCAGGTCCCTGGTCCCACAGAAGGTAAGGATGTGGGTGCCACTGGGGCTCCCttgctgcactgcagcccaggtGGGAGAGGTCTATGTACCCTTCTCCTGGACCCTCttccagccagcccagcccctctggctgCTGAGCGTGGCTCATGTGACAGTGCCGGCTTCTCTCCTCCATGTACCAACACACCCACGTCTTCCTGTGGCTTCCCCCAGGCTCCCACACGCAAACCGGGGCCCTCGATTCCTGTGCTGGGGTCTGCACTGGAGGAGCCAGCACTGCCCCCCGAGCCCTGCTGGCACCGGCCCCTCCTTGCTTGGGTATGTGCTTTGCCCACAGGGAAGACATGTCTGTACCCACCCTGCCCTGGCACTGACAAGCTGCCCCTCCCGGCAGGTGTCCCTGCAGTGCGAGCTCTCCCAGCGCTACCTGGGCGGGGCCGAGGACAACGTCACCTGCTTTGCCCAGACCGTGAGTGAGGGCGAGAAGTGGAGCCTGCACTTGGCCCAGCACCCCAACGGGCACATGCTGAACCCCGGCAAGCAGCGCTACATGCGCTGCGACCAGCAGACCGGGCACATGCGCTGCGACCGCGATCTGCCCTGGGGGCCCGAGGCCGTCATCACCCTCCACTTTGACCTCAAAG AGAAGAAGTACGGGCTGcggagcggggctgggagcctcctggctgccgaCGGCTCACTACAGGCCGAGCTGTCCCCTCAGACGCTCTACTCCCTGGAGCTGCGGGGTGGCCTGCTGGCCCTGCGGGACACGGATGGCAGGTACCTGACTGGGCGCGAGGGCATCGTCAAGACCTTCAAGACGGACAAGCCGGGGCGCGACGAGCTCTTTGCTCTGGAGCCCAGTGCTGCACAGGTCTCGCTGCGCACCTTCGCCGGGGGCCGCTTTGTCTGCTGCAGGCCAG GGGCTGACATCTATGCCAATGCCACGTCCGTCGGCAACACGGAGATTTTCCAGCTGCTGCTGAACGATGTcactaagcaggcctgctttcgCAGCTCCTCCGGCACCTATCTTGCTGTG GGCCCCAAGGATTCTGTGGTGAGCACCAGCACCCAAGACAAGGGGGTCTGGTTCTCACTCCAGTACCGGGAGCAGAGGGTGACCCTGCGAATGGCTGACGGCAGACACATGGCCACCAGGCCCAAtgggcagctgctgctggtgcccgAGGCAGCAG GCAAGGGGGAGgagtttctgctgctgctggtgaacCGGCCCCTGCTGATCCTGCAGAGCGAGGCGGGCTTCGTGGGGCTGTTCCCCGGGACGCAGCGCCTGGACGGAAACCGGCCAGCCTACGATGCCAGTGCCCTGACACTCAGCGAGGACGGCTTCTGCCACTTCAGAGTCG CCACCAAGTACTGGAGCCTGGATAAGGACGGGCTGGTCATGGCGAACGGAGACCACCCCAGCAACTTCACCCTCCAGTTCATCTCCTCCAGCTGCCTCGTGCTGAAGGCTCCCAACAGCAAGTACCTGGTGGCGGAGGCGGGGGGCCGCCTGTGGGCAGGGGCCTCAGACGCAGCCTCTGCCACGCCCTTCCACTACTAA
- the LOC101948111 gene encoding uncharacterized protein LOC101948111 isoform X1 produces MGRTEPGAEEQAEDELSKLTCQHGPSWGRSCALRPGHPLLRHTSPEYFPPPLYQGNGGSCRSLVPQKVRMWVPLGLPCCTAAQVGEVYVPFSWTLFQPAQPLWLLSVAHVTVPASLLHVPTHPRLPVASPRLPHANRGPRFLCWGLHWRSQHCPPSPAGTGPSLLGYVLCPQGRHVCTHPALALTSCPSRQVSLQCELSQRYLGGAEDNVTCFAQTVSEGEKWSLHLAQHPNGHMLNPGKQRYMRCDQQTGHMRCDRDLPWGPEAVITLHFDLKEKKYGLRSGAGSLLAADGSLQAELSPQTLYSLELRGGLLALRDTDGRYLTGREGIVKTFKTDKPGRDELFALEPSAAQVSLRTFAGGRFVCCRPGADIYANATSVGNTEIFQLLLNDVTKQACFRSSSGTYLAVGPKDSVVSTSTQDKGVWFSLQYREQRVTLRMADGRHMATRPNGQLLLVPEAAGRGGTKPIPLIGEGGRQCDRGPSPQCPTLPIQPRGGADKSLPCSGCCGAHVTSLPRSLALTAPLGCSQGPPWPWNEALGQGPGLPCKESVRFQGLLFSSDGDFGHTAALASYSHPYSPHPRGSGPWPAPYTEGMVLSSSPS; encoded by the exons ATGGGTCGGACGGAGCCAGGGGCTGAAGAGCAGGCAGAAGACGAGCTGTCAAAGCTCACGTGTCAGCATGGACCCAGCTGGGGGCGCTCCTGTGCTCTAAGGCCCGGACATCCTCTCCTCAGACATACGAGCCCTGAGTATTTCCCACCTCCACTTTACCAAGGAAATGGGGGATCCTGCAGGTCCCTGGTCCCACAGAAGGTAAGGATGTGGGTGCCACTGGGGCTCCCttgctgcactgcagcccaggtGGGAGAGGTCTATGTACCCTTCTCCTGGACCCTCttccagccagcccagcccctctggctgCTGAGCGTGGCTCATGTGACAGTGCCGGCTTCTCTCCTCCATGTACCAACACACCCACGTCTTCCTGTGGCTTCCCCCAGGCTCCCACACGCAAACCGGGGCCCTCGATTCCTGTGCTGGGGTCTGCACTGGAGGAGCCAGCACTGCCCCCCGAGCCCTGCTGGCACCGGCCCCTCCTTGCTTGGGTATGTGCTTTGCCCACAGGGAAGACATGTCTGTACCCACCCTGCCCTGGCACTGACAAGCTGCCCCTCCCGGCAGGTGTCCCTGCAGTGCGAGCTCTCCCAGCGCTACCTGGGCGGGGCCGAGGACAACGTCACCTGCTTTGCCCAGACCGTGAGTGAGGGCGAGAAGTGGAGCCTGCACTTGGCCCAGCACCCCAACGGGCACATGCTGAACCCCGGCAAGCAGCGCTACATGCGCTGCGACCAGCAGACCGGGCACATGCGCTGCGACCGCGATCTGCCCTGGGGGCCCGAGGCCGTCATCACCCTCCACTTTGACCTCAAAG AGAAGAAGTACGGGCTGcggagcggggctgggagcctcctggctgccgaCGGCTCACTACAGGCCGAGCTGTCCCCTCAGACGCTCTACTCCCTGGAGCTGCGGGGTGGCCTGCTGGCCCTGCGGGACACGGATGGCAGGTACCTGACTGGGCGCGAGGGCATCGTCAAGACCTTCAAGACGGACAAGCCGGGGCGCGACGAGCTCTTTGCTCTGGAGCCCAGTGCTGCACAGGTCTCGCTGCGCACCTTCGCCGGGGGCCGCTTTGTCTGCTGCAGGCCAG GGGCTGACATCTATGCCAATGCCACGTCCGTCGGCAACACGGAGATTTTCCAGCTGCTGCTGAACGATGTcactaagcaggcctgctttcgCAGCTCCTCCGGCACCTATCTTGCTGTG GGCCCCAAGGATTCTGTGGTGAGCACCAGCACCCAAGACAAGGGGGTCTGGTTCTCACTCCAGTACCGGGAGCAGAGGGTGACCCTGCGAATGGCTGACGGCAGACACATGGCCACCAGGCCCAAtgggcagctgctgctggtgcccgAGGCAGCAGGTAGGGGCGGGACGAAGCCGATACCCCTAATTGGGGAGGGGGGTAGACAATGCGATAGAGGCCCTTCACCTCAGTGCCCCACACTTCCCATCCAGCCCCGGGGCGGCGCTGATAAATCCCTCCCGTGCAGTGGCTGTTGTGGGGCTCACGTGACGTCTCTGCCCAGATCACTGGCACTAACTGCCCCCCTTGGTTGCAGCCAGGGTCCGCCCTGGCCTTGGAATgaggccctggggcaggggccaggacTGCCCTGCAAGGAGAGCGTCCGTTTCCAGGGCTTGCTCTTCAGCAGCGATGGTGATTTTGGGCACACAGCAGCTTTGGCCTCCTATAGTCACCCCTATTCCCCCCATCCCCGGGGGAGTGGGCCCTGGCCTGCCCCATATACTGAAGGGATGGTtctcagcagcagcccctcctga
- the LOC101948111 gene encoding fascin-like isoform X3: MADSTVPTSLPCGLINAANRYLSAEPFRFQVVATGLVLRLRQVWMLRFVPSQGAGAAGQAEESGQRLHLLSWLQRFLAADPNGKVTCDQESPGPGALFLLRQYPDGKVSLQCELSQRYLGGAEDNVTCFAQTVSEGEKWSLHLAQHPNGHMLNPGKQRYMRCDQQTGHMRCDRDLPWGPEAVITLHFDLKEKKYGLRSGAGSLLAADGSLQAELSPQTLYSLELRGGLLALRDTDGRYLTGREGIVKTFKTDKPGRDELFALEPSAAQVSLRTFAGGRFVCCRPGADIYANATSVGNTEIFQLLLNDVTKQACFRSSSGTYLAVGPKDSVVSTSTQDKGVWFSLQYREQRVTLRMADGRHMATRPNGQLLLVPEAAGRGGTKPIPLIGEGGRQCDRGPSPQCPTLPIQPRGGADKSLPCSGCCGAHVTSLPRSLALTAPLGCSQGPPWPWNEALGQGPGLPCKESVRFQGLLFSSDGDFGHTAALASYSHPYSPHPRGSGPWPAPYTEGMVLSSSPS; this comes from the exons ATGGCTGACTCCACTGTACCCACCTCGCTGCCCTGTGGCCTTATCAATGCCGCCAACCGGTACCTGAGCGCCGAGCCCTTCCGCTTCCAGGTGGTGGCCACGGGCTTGGTGCTGCGGCTCCGCCAGGTCTGGATGCTCCGCTTCGTGCCCTCACAGGGAGCCGGAGCGGCCGGGCAGGCTGAGGAGAGCGGGCAGAGACTGCATCTGCTCAGCTGGCTGCAGCGCTTCCTGGCGGCCGATCCCAACGGCAAAGTCACCTGTGACCAGGAGAGCCCGGGCCCAGGTGCCCTCTTCCTGCTGCGGCAGTACCCAGATGGCAAG GTGTCCCTGCAGTGCGAGCTCTCCCAGCGCTACCTGGGCGGGGCCGAGGACAACGTCACCTGCTTTGCCCAGACCGTGAGTGAGGGCGAGAAGTGGAGCCTGCACTTGGCCCAGCACCCCAACGGGCACATGCTGAACCCCGGCAAGCAGCGCTACATGCGCTGCGACCAGCAGACCGGGCACATGCGCTGCGACCGCGATCTGCCCTGGGGGCCCGAGGCCGTCATCACCCTCCACTTTGACCTCAAAG AGAAGAAGTACGGGCTGcggagcggggctgggagcctcctggctgccgaCGGCTCACTACAGGCCGAGCTGTCCCCTCAGACGCTCTACTCCCTGGAGCTGCGGGGTGGCCTGCTGGCCCTGCGGGACACGGATGGCAGGTACCTGACTGGGCGCGAGGGCATCGTCAAGACCTTCAAGACGGACAAGCCGGGGCGCGACGAGCTCTTTGCTCTGGAGCCCAGTGCTGCACAGGTCTCGCTGCGCACCTTCGCCGGGGGCCGCTTTGTCTGCTGCAGGCCAG GGGCTGACATCTATGCCAATGCCACGTCCGTCGGCAACACGGAGATTTTCCAGCTGCTGCTGAACGATGTcactaagcaggcctgctttcgCAGCTCCTCCGGCACCTATCTTGCTGTG GGCCCCAAGGATTCTGTGGTGAGCACCAGCACCCAAGACAAGGGGGTCTGGTTCTCACTCCAGTACCGGGAGCAGAGGGTGACCCTGCGAATGGCTGACGGCAGACACATGGCCACCAGGCCCAAtgggcagctgctgctggtgcccgAGGCAGCAGGTAGGGGCGGGACGAAGCCGATACCCCTAATTGGGGAGGGGGGTAGACAATGCGATAGAGGCCCTTCACCTCAGTGCCCCACACTTCCCATCCAGCCCCGGGGCGGCGCTGATAAATCCCTCCCGTGCAGTGGCTGTTGTGGGGCTCACGTGACGTCTCTGCCCAGATCACTGGCACTAACTGCCCCCCTTGGTTGCAGCCAGGGTCCGCCCTGGCCTTGGAATgaggccctggggcaggggccaggacTGCCCTGCAAGGAGAGCGTCCGTTTCCAGGGCTTGCTCTTCAGCAGCGATGGTGATTTTGGGCACACAGCAGCTTTGGCCTCCTATAGTCACCCCTATTCCCCCCATCCCCGGGGGAGTGGGCCCTGGCCTGCCCCATATACTGAAGGGATGGTtctcagcagcagcccctcctga
- the LOC101948111 gene encoding protein singed-like isoform X5 gives MGRTEPGAEEQAEDELSKLTCQHGPSWGRSCALRPGHPLLRHTSPEYFPPPLYQGNGGSCRSLVPQKVRMWVPLGLPCCTAAQVGEVYVPFSWTLFQPAQPLWLLSVAHVTVPASLLHVPTHPRLPVASPRLPHANRGPRFLCWGLHWRSQHCPPSPAGTGPSLLGYVLCPQGRHVCTHPALALTSCPSRQVSLQCELSQRYLGGAEDNVTCFAQTVSEGEKWSLHLAQHPNGHMLNPGKQRYMRCDQQTGHMRCDRDLPWGPEAVITLHFDLKEKKYGLRSGAGSLLAADGSLQAELSPQTLYSLELRGGLLALRDTDGRYLTGREGIVKTFKTDKPGRDELFALEPSAAQVSLRTFAGGRFVCCRPGADIYANATSVGNTEIFQLLLNDVTKQACFRSSSGTYLAVPPSTGAWIRTGWSWRTETTPATSPSSSSPPAASC, from the exons ATGGGTCGGACGGAGCCAGGGGCTGAAGAGCAGGCAGAAGACGAGCTGTCAAAGCTCACGTGTCAGCATGGACCCAGCTGGGGGCGCTCCTGTGCTCTAAGGCCCGGACATCCTCTCCTCAGACATACGAGCCCTGAGTATTTCCCACCTCCACTTTACCAAGGAAATGGGGGATCCTGCAGGTCCCTGGTCCCACAGAAGGTAAGGATGTGGGTGCCACTGGGGCTCCCttgctgcactgcagcccaggtGGGAGAGGTCTATGTACCCTTCTCCTGGACCCTCttccagccagcccagcccctctggctgCTGAGCGTGGCTCATGTGACAGTGCCGGCTTCTCTCCTCCATGTACCAACACACCCACGTCTTCCTGTGGCTTCCCCCAGGCTCCCACACGCAAACCGGGGCCCTCGATTCCTGTGCTGGGGTCTGCACTGGAGGAGCCAGCACTGCCCCCCGAGCCCTGCTGGCACCGGCCCCTCCTTGCTTGGGTATGTGCTTTGCCCACAGGGAAGACATGTCTGTACCCACCCTGCCCTGGCACTGACAAGCTGCCCCTCCCGGCAGGTGTCCCTGCAGTGCGAGCTCTCCCAGCGCTACCTGGGCGGGGCCGAGGACAACGTCACCTGCTTTGCCCAGACCGTGAGTGAGGGCGAGAAGTGGAGCCTGCACTTGGCCCAGCACCCCAACGGGCACATGCTGAACCCCGGCAAGCAGCGCTACATGCGCTGCGACCAGCAGACCGGGCACATGCGCTGCGACCGCGATCTGCCCTGGGGGCCCGAGGCCGTCATCACCCTCCACTTTGACCTCAAAG AGAAGAAGTACGGGCTGcggagcggggctgggagcctcctggctgccgaCGGCTCACTACAGGCCGAGCTGTCCCCTCAGACGCTCTACTCCCTGGAGCTGCGGGGTGGCCTGCTGGCCCTGCGGGACACGGATGGCAGGTACCTGACTGGGCGCGAGGGCATCGTCAAGACCTTCAAGACGGACAAGCCGGGGCGCGACGAGCTCTTTGCTCTGGAGCCCAGTGCTGCACAGGTCTCGCTGCGCACCTTCGCCGGGGGCCGCTTTGTCTGCTGCAGGCCAG GGGCTGACATCTATGCCAATGCCACGTCCGTCGGCAACACGGAGATTTTCCAGCTGCTGCTGAACGATGTcactaagcaggcctgctttcgCAGCTCCTCCGGCACCTATCTTGCTGTG CCACCAAGTACTGGAGCCTGGATAAGGACGGGCTGGTCATGGCGAACGGAGACCACCCCAGCAACTTCACCCTCCAGTTCATCTCCTCCAGCTGCCTCGTGCTGA
- the TMEM216 gene encoding transmembrane protein 216 isoform X1 has translation MAPRSRQLSSTPLEILLFLNGWYYATYFLLEIFIFVYKGLLLPYPSANLALDLVMLFLYLGIEVTRIFFGSKGNLCQRKVPLSISLALTFPAAVMAAYYLLLQTYALRLEAILNAILLLFYAVELLLGILTLASFSRVDSY, from the exons GCCGCCAGCTCTCCTCTACGCCGCTGGAAATCCTGCTCTTCCTCAATGGATGGTATTATGCCACTTACTTCCTCCTGGAGATCTTCATATTCGTCTATAAAG GGCTGCTGTTACCATACCCCTCTGCCAACTTGGCCCTGGATCTGGTCATGCTCTTCCTCTACCTCGGCATTGAAGTCACTCGGATATTTTTTG GCTCCAAGGGGAACCTGTGCCAGCGGAAGGTGCCGCTCTCCATCAGCCTGGCCTTGACATTCCCAGCGGCAGTGATGGCGGCCTATTACCTGCTCCTGCAGACCTACGCCCTCCGGCTGGAGGCCATCCTCAATGCCATCCTGCTGCTCTTCTATGCCGTCGAGCTGCTCCTGGGCATCCTCACCCTGGCCTCCTTCTCCAG GGTGGACTCATATTAA
- the LOC101948111 gene encoding fascin-like isoform X4, translated as MADSTVPTSLPCGLINAANRYLSAEPFRFQVVATGLVLRLRQVWMLRFVPSQGAGAAGQAEESGQRLHLLSWLQRFLAADPNGKVTCDQESPGPGALFLLRQYPDGKVSLQCELSQRYLGGAEDNVTCFAQTVSEGEKWSLHLAQHPNGHMLNPGKQRYMRCDQQTGHMRCDRDLPWGPEAVITLHFDLKEKKYGLRSGAGSLLAADGSLQAELSPQTLYSLELRGGLLALRDTDGRYLTGREGIVKTFKTDKPGRDELFALEPSAAQVSLRTFAGGRFVCCRPGADIYANATSVGNTEIFQLLLNDVTKQACFRSSSGTYLAVGPKDSVVSTSTQDKGVWFSLQYREQRVTLRMADGRHMATRPNGQLLLVPEAAGKGEEFLLLLVNRPLLILQSEAGFVGLFPGTQRLDGNRPAYDASALTLSEDGFCHFRVATKYWSLDKDGLVMANGDHPSNFTLQFISSSCLVLKAPNSKYLVAEAGGRLWAGASDAASATPFHY; from the exons ATGGCTGACTCCACTGTACCCACCTCGCTGCCCTGTGGCCTTATCAATGCCGCCAACCGGTACCTGAGCGCCGAGCCCTTCCGCTTCCAGGTGGTGGCCACGGGCTTGGTGCTGCGGCTCCGCCAGGTCTGGATGCTCCGCTTCGTGCCCTCACAGGGAGCCGGAGCGGCCGGGCAGGCTGAGGAGAGCGGGCAGAGACTGCATCTGCTCAGCTGGCTGCAGCGCTTCCTGGCGGCCGATCCCAACGGCAAAGTCACCTGTGACCAGGAGAGCCCGGGCCCAGGTGCCCTCTTCCTGCTGCGGCAGTACCCAGATGGCAAG GTGTCCCTGCAGTGCGAGCTCTCCCAGCGCTACCTGGGCGGGGCCGAGGACAACGTCACCTGCTTTGCCCAGACCGTGAGTGAGGGCGAGAAGTGGAGCCTGCACTTGGCCCAGCACCCCAACGGGCACATGCTGAACCCCGGCAAGCAGCGCTACATGCGCTGCGACCAGCAGACCGGGCACATGCGCTGCGACCGCGATCTGCCCTGGGGGCCCGAGGCCGTCATCACCCTCCACTTTGACCTCAAAG AGAAGAAGTACGGGCTGcggagcggggctgggagcctcctggctgccgaCGGCTCACTACAGGCCGAGCTGTCCCCTCAGACGCTCTACTCCCTGGAGCTGCGGGGTGGCCTGCTGGCCCTGCGGGACACGGATGGCAGGTACCTGACTGGGCGCGAGGGCATCGTCAAGACCTTCAAGACGGACAAGCCGGGGCGCGACGAGCTCTTTGCTCTGGAGCCCAGTGCTGCACAGGTCTCGCTGCGCACCTTCGCCGGGGGCCGCTTTGTCTGCTGCAGGCCAG GGGCTGACATCTATGCCAATGCCACGTCCGTCGGCAACACGGAGATTTTCCAGCTGCTGCTGAACGATGTcactaagcaggcctgctttcgCAGCTCCTCCGGCACCTATCTTGCTGTG GGCCCCAAGGATTCTGTGGTGAGCACCAGCACCCAAGACAAGGGGGTCTGGTTCTCACTCCAGTACCGGGAGCAGAGGGTGACCCTGCGAATGGCTGACGGCAGACACATGGCCACCAGGCCCAAtgggcagctgctgctggtgcccgAGGCAGCAG GCAAGGGGGAGgagtttctgctgctgctggtgaacCGGCCCCTGCTGATCCTGCAGAGCGAGGCGGGCTTCGTGGGGCTGTTCCCCGGGACGCAGCGCCTGGACGGAAACCGGCCAGCCTACGATGCCAGTGCCCTGACACTCAGCGAGGACGGCTTCTGCCACTTCAGAGTCG CCACCAAGTACTGGAGCCTGGATAAGGACGGGCTGGTCATGGCGAACGGAGACCACCCCAGCAACTTCACCCTCCAGTTCATCTCCTCCAGCTGCCTCGTGCTGAAGGCTCCCAACAGCAAGTACCTGGTGGCGGAGGCGGGGGGCCGCCTGTGGGCAGGGGCCTCAGACGCAGCCTCTGCCACGCCCTTCCACTACTAA